The following are from one region of the Aspergillus luchuensis IFO 4308 DNA, chromosome 4, nearly complete sequence genome:
- a CDS encoding uncharacterized protein (COG:P;~EggNog:ENOG410PGJU;~TransMembrane:3 (i81-103o109-128i140-159o);~antiSMASH:Cluster_4.13) encodes MHRIHSWAKAHASTPNNSQGQNQSNTQSSEDASAQDAQVKEGIRDPASPESEKDANQTTERPLFVRMKDGIVRFTGHTKRALCHSWVNVLLVFVPVGIAVQAAGLNPGLVFAMNAIAIIPLAGLLSHATECVASRLGDTVGALINVTFGNAVELIILYVPESTHLPLTVANVSVACKLLLIRACAYTNTNHSEFVQYCSSQGEPTGSATESRIALTCPE; translated from the exons ATGC ACCGGATTCACTCGTGGGCGAAAGCTCACGCGTCTACCCCGAATAATTCCCAGGGTCAAAACCAGTCCAACACCCAGTCCTCTGAGGACGCTTCGGCTCAAGATGCTCAAGTGAAAGAAGGTATACGTGACCCGGCTAGCCCGGAGTCGGAAAAAGATGCCAATCAAACCACTGAGCGCCCACTGTTCGTCCGGATGAAGGATGGAATTGTTCGCTTCACCGGACACACCAAACGCGCTCTGTGCCACAGCTGGGTCAATGTGctgctcgtcttcgtccCTGTCGGCATTGCGGTCCAGGCCGCTGGACTCAATCCAGGCCTGGTCTTTGCCATGAATGCGATAGCTATCATCCCCTTGGCCGGTCTGCTCAGCCATGCCACCGAGTGTGTCGCCAGTCGATTGGGTGACACCGTAGGTGCGCTCATTAACGTCACCTTTGGAAATGCAGTAGAGTTGATCATCTTGTATGTTCCCGAATCCACCCATTTACCCCTGACTGTTGCTAACGTTTCGGTAGCATGTAAGTTGTTGCTTATAAGAGCATGTGCATACACAAATACTAATCACAGCGAATTCGTTCAGTATTGCTCTAGTCAAGGTGAGCCAACCGGTTCTGCAACAGAGTCAAGGATCGCTCTAACTTGTCCAGAATGA